The Megasphaera stantonii genome includes a window with the following:
- a CDS encoding gamma carbonic anhydrase family protein — MAQIISFGGHTPQIDPTAYIAESAVIIGNVTIKAGANIWPHTVIRGDESQIIIGENVSIQDNSTVHTYPALPMIIGDNTLVGHNVILHGHSIGKGCLIGMGSILMDATEIGDESIIGAGTMITKKKVIPPRSLVYGTPAKVVRELSQEEVDGVQSEVKLYADLGAEYKKIQGE, encoded by the coding sequence ATGGCACAGATTATTTCGTTCGGCGGACATACGCCGCAGATAGACCCGACGGCATATATTGCCGAATCGGCTGTCATTATTGGCAACGTTACGATTAAAGCCGGCGCGAATATTTGGCCCCACACCGTGATTCGCGGCGACGAAAGCCAGATTATCATCGGTGAAAACGTCAGCATTCAGGACAATTCGACGGTTCACACCTATCCGGCCCTGCCCATGATCATCGGCGACAATACCCTCGTCGGCCACAACGTCATCCTGCACGGCCATTCGATTGGCAAGGGCTGCCTGATCGGCATGGGTTCCATCCTCATGGACGCTACGGAAATCGGCGACGAATCGATCATCGGCGCTGGCACGATGATTACGAAAAAGAAGGTCATTCCGCCCCGTTCCCTCGTATACGGCACGCCGGCCAAGGTAGTCCGCGAGCTGTCTCAGGAAGAAGTCGACGGCGTACAAAGCGAGGTCAAGCTGTATGCCGATTTAGGGGCGGAGTACAAGAAGATACAGGGGGAATAG
- a CDS encoding iron-containing alcohol dehydrogenase family protein, whose amino-acid sequence MFSYEMPTKLYFGKGCVAEAGDDVKALGSKALLVTGRRSAKQNGSQAAVVSLLESLGIEWVLFDDVEANPSVETVRKGAALGRQEGVDFVVGIGGGSPMDAAKVIALLCTNELDDAALFKGPYKAPLPIVAVPTTSGTGSEVTKISVLTNHSAGTKQSVKSPLLYPKLALADPSFTMDVPEAVTIDTAIDALSHAIEGYMAKASTPVSDVWAEEAMRFLGVHLTNLRGHLPYAVREDLMYASTLAGIVISQAGTTLVHGMGYPLTYYKGLSHGRANGLLLPQYMKLMEESMADKAERVWEILGFSDAEDFGAFMKDLMPEVVELSNEDVAKFTAMTMKTNSVKATSYDVTAGVVSNIYKAIRR is encoded by the coding sequence ATGTTTTCCTATGAAATGCCGACAAAACTGTACTTTGGCAAAGGCTGCGTAGCCGAAGCCGGCGACGACGTCAAAGCCTTGGGCAGCAAAGCCCTCCTCGTTACGGGCCGCCGTTCGGCAAAGCAAAACGGCTCCCAGGCTGCCGTCGTATCCCTGCTGGAATCCTTGGGAATCGAATGGGTCTTGTTCGACGACGTAGAAGCCAATCCGTCTGTCGAAACGGTGCGCAAGGGCGCGGCTTTGGGCCGGCAGGAGGGCGTCGATTTCGTCGTCGGCATCGGCGGAGGCTCGCCTATGGATGCGGCCAAGGTCATTGCCCTGCTGTGTACGAATGAATTGGATGACGCGGCCCTGTTCAAAGGCCCGTATAAAGCGCCCTTGCCGATCGTCGCCGTGCCTACGACGTCGGGTACCGGCAGCGAGGTGACGAAGATCAGCGTGCTGACGAATCACAGCGCCGGCACAAAACAATCGGTCAAGTCGCCGCTCTTATATCCGAAGCTGGCTCTGGCCGACCCGTCCTTTACGATGGACGTGCCTGAAGCCGTCACGATCGATACGGCTATCGACGCCTTATCCCACGCCATAGAAGGCTACATGGCCAAGGCTTCGACGCCGGTCAGCGACGTGTGGGCCGAAGAAGCCATGCGGTTCCTCGGCGTTCATCTGACGAACCTTCGCGGCCACTTGCCTTACGCTGTCCGCGAAGACCTCATGTACGCCTCGACCTTGGCCGGCATCGTCATTTCTCAGGCCGGCACGACGCTGGTTCACGGCATGGGTTATCCCCTGACCTATTATAAAGGCCTGTCCCACGGCCGGGCCAACGGCCTGCTCCTGCCGCAGTACATGAAGCTCATGGAAGAATCCATGGCCGATAAGGCGGAACGGGTATGGGAAATCCTAGGATTTTCCGACGCCGAAGACTTTGGAGCCTTCATGAAAGACCTCATGCCCGAAGTGGTGGAGCTGAGCAACGAAGACGTTGCGAAATTCACGGCCATGACGATGAAGACAAATTCCGTGAAGGCTACGTCCTATGACGTGACGGCCGGTGTAGTGTCGAATATCTACAAGGCTATACGAAGATAA
- a CDS encoding DUF3656 domain-containing U32 family peptidase, producing MAELLAPAGSLDHVLSAIDAGADAVYLGGKSFNARKFAHNFSDEELAEAVRIAHVFGVKIYVTVNIVMADKELKALTGYLKYLDSIGVDGIIVQDLAVAAIARKAAPNLPLHGSTQMTVADLDGVRFLERLGFTQAVLAREVSLDEIREICSHTTMAIEVFIHGASCMSYSGQCLMSSFIGGRSGNRGACAQPCRLPYNLTKDGSPLLKEGAYILSLKDLNSLEYIDALMDAGVSSFKIEGRMKGLGYVRSVVQAYRRVMDSHCRSAQERKDAMADAVQLTAESFNRTYQHDFLAGTVGRRTLTEQGGGNQGRRVGIASAYRDNVVDAVLDEPLAAGDMIKIVAPDGRECIDEVRSAVGTFSNKKQFVLEMRRSDLLTGTIYRLARKEDRQSHAEGLQRRIALYCHVDADGEGRLRLTGWDEGGHTADVVSDYVVQKAKKRPATAEWVKSQLDRLGDTPFTLADATIWDESYMIPASVLNELRRQCADKLTEDILAEYVRPSAGTPSDDCFVQASGNGQRIPLSIAVRCDSIDAVQAAADSGADRVIFGGESYHHHSFSAAQWLEAVRIAHERGVSLWAATPRVVSQRHNGLVRRELEQALQSGVDGVYAGSMSVFSMLRDMEAHIPVYADWPLNIFNSAAAGEYVRLGCAGITVSAEATLRQIGKIAEAVRCPVEAVAAGRLEMMITESCAVAAFAGTGRKTDCSAPCMKGGFALEDRRNEQFPVVTDQYCRSHILNSKELDMVPYFNELKRAGISVLRIEGRGCSPEWIGRTTKQYVRLRDGLETMVFGKEDRGVTRGHFFRGIL from the coding sequence ATGGCAGAATTATTAGCGCCGGCAGGTTCGCTGGATCATGTGCTGTCGGCTATTGACGCCGGGGCGGACGCCGTGTATTTAGGCGGCAAGTCGTTTAACGCCCGCAAGTTTGCCCACAATTTTTCAGATGAAGAATTGGCCGAAGCCGTGCGCATTGCCCACGTATTCGGCGTAAAGATATATGTGACCGTCAACATCGTCATGGCCGATAAGGAGCTCAAGGCTCTGACGGGCTATTTGAAATATTTGGACTCCATTGGAGTAGACGGCATCATCGTGCAGGATTTGGCCGTCGCCGCCATAGCCCGCAAGGCTGCGCCCAATCTGCCCCTGCATGGCAGCACCCAGATGACCGTCGCCGATTTGGACGGCGTGCGCTTTTTGGAACGACTCGGCTTTACGCAGGCCGTCCTGGCCCGGGAAGTGTCCCTCGATGAAATCCGGGAAATATGCAGTCATACGACGATGGCTATTGAAGTGTTTATTCACGGCGCGTCGTGCATGTCCTATTCGGGACAATGCCTCATGAGCAGCTTTATCGGCGGCCGCAGCGGCAACCGCGGCGCCTGCGCCCAGCCGTGCCGCCTGCCGTACAATTTGACGAAAGACGGCAGCCCTTTGCTGAAGGAAGGCGCCTATATCCTGAGCTTGAAGGATTTGAACAGCCTCGAATATATCGACGCACTCATGGACGCCGGCGTGTCTTCCTTTAAAATCGAAGGCCGCATGAAGGGGCTGGGCTATGTCCGTTCCGTCGTGCAGGCTTACCGCCGCGTCATGGACAGCCATTGCCGCTCGGCTCAGGAGCGAAAGGACGCCATGGCTGATGCGGTGCAGCTGACGGCGGAAAGCTTTAACCGCACGTATCAGCACGATTTCCTCGCCGGGACGGTAGGCCGCCGCACTCTTACCGAGCAGGGCGGCGGCAATCAGGGACGGCGCGTCGGCATAGCCTCGGCATATCGGGACAACGTCGTCGATGCCGTATTGGACGAGCCCCTGGCTGCCGGCGATATGATCAAAATCGTCGCGCCTGACGGACGGGAATGTATCGATGAAGTTCGCTCTGCCGTCGGTACGTTTTCCAATAAGAAGCAATTTGTCCTGGAAATGCGCCGCAGCGATTTGCTGACCGGCACCATATACCGGCTGGCCCGCAAGGAAGACCGGCAGAGCCATGCCGAAGGGCTGCAGCGGCGCATCGCCTTGTACTGCCACGTCGATGCAGACGGCGAAGGGCGGCTGCGGCTGACGGGATGGGATGAAGGAGGCCATACGGCGGACGTCGTATCGGACTATGTCGTGCAGAAGGCGAAGAAGCGTCCGGCCACGGCCGAATGGGTGAAGAGCCAGCTCGATCGCCTCGGCGATACGCCCTTTACGCTGGCCGACGCTACGATTTGGGATGAATCGTATATGATTCCGGCCAGCGTGCTCAACGAGCTGCGCCGCCAATGCGCCGATAAGCTGACCGAAGATATTCTGGCGGAGTACGTCCGCCCGTCGGCCGGGACGCCGTCTGACGACTGCTTTGTCCAAGCCTCAGGCAATGGGCAGCGCATACCCTTATCCATAGCCGTCCGCTGCGATTCCATAGACGCCGTCCAGGCTGCCGCAGACAGCGGCGCCGACCGGGTGATTTTCGGCGGTGAATCGTACCATCACCATTCGTTTTCTGCCGCCCAATGGCTGGAAGCCGTCCGCATTGCTCATGAACGGGGCGTTTCCTTGTGGGCGGCGACGCCCCGCGTCGTGTCGCAGCGGCACAACGGGTTGGTGCGGCGTGAGCTGGAACAGGCCCTGCAGAGCGGCGTTGACGGCGTGTACGCCGGTTCTATGAGCGTGTTTTCCATGCTGCGGGATATGGAGGCCCATATACCCGTATATGCCGATTGGCCGTTAAATATATTCAACAGCGCGGCGGCAGGCGAATACGTGCGGCTGGGCTGCGCCGGCATTACCGTGTCTGCCGAAGCGACGCTGCGGCAGATAGGGAAGATAGCCGAAGCTGTCCGCTGCCCCGTCGAAGCCGTTGCAGCAGGACGGCTGGAAATGATGATTACCGAATCATGCGCCGTCGCGGCCTTCGCCGGAACGGGCCGCAAGACCGACTGTTCCGCTCCCTGCATGAAAGGCGGCTTTGCCTTGGAAGACCGGCGGAATGAACAATTTCCCGTCGTGACGGACCAGTATTGCCGCAGCCATATCCTGAACAGCAAAGAGCTGGATATGGTTCCCTATTTCAACGAGCTGAAGCGGGCCGGCATTTCTGTACTGCGCATTGAAGGACGGGGATGCTCTCCCGAATGGATAGGCCGCACGACGAAGCAGTATGTTCGTCTCCGCGACGGCTTGGAAACGATGGTCTTCGGCAAGGAAGACCGCGGCGTTACGCGAGGCCATTTTTTCCGCGGTATTTTATAA
- a CDS encoding endonuclease MutS2 encodes MNKRSLRILGFYQVQNMLVRLAPSRMSKEIARRLKPVCEAEEVARSLNDTEEAYRCLQSEASVPMGGIVDIRPALEKARRDVTLEGQDCIDIWNNVRRYGDIRQYFMDKGEEYPQLAEKAEGIGDFSLISHKMAGVFDQNHQIRDNASPELMRLRNRIVELERQTKRYVTGVLQNKEYQKYFQDALVTVRNNRYVVPIKQEYRHAFPGIVHDTSASGSTLYIEPLAIVNANNDLQAARIGETKEIERIFRRLTALVSGQYEDLMDSTKCVATLEFTFAKAQLAQQMKACRPAVSQKGIVRLVQARHPLIDAKAVVPNTIVLGGEYRILLITGSNTGGKTVSMKTLGLLVLMHQAGLFIPVGEDSELPIFRDVFSDIGDEQDISQNLSTFSSHMKQIVYILRHCTADDLILADELGSGTDPAEGSAIAIAVLDALYRKGSYVMVTTHYNDLKNYAYNTPGIENGHVEFDEETLRPTYKLRIGAAGSSHAFSISERLGMPAEILAKAKELRSKAQDVDMEAILTKLNSQSKRMDEEQAELEQKLADVRRIEDELRREKEKVSAKRQDIIDSSRREAFDLKRNLRVEAERIIRELKQQSKDSSDKEKAKAIDQARRAIQQISLPDKEKPRRDPVDPSQLKVGQSVFINSLDGLGTVTEINGKKLTVSVRGMTVRVKLQDVSAPYLDEIKREEQAERKASASSSFRPIRTASVATELNIIGKTYQEALPDVEKFLDQALAAGFSPVRIIHGKGSGALRRQIHEFLDSQPFVKKYALDDVEGGGAGVTLVYF; translated from the coding sequence ATGAATAAACGAAGTTTGCGTATTCTCGGCTTTTATCAAGTACAAAACATGCTCGTACGCCTCGCGCCGTCGCGCATGTCCAAGGAGATTGCCCGCCGGCTCAAGCCGGTATGTGAGGCAGAGGAAGTAGCCCGGAGCCTGAACGATACGGAAGAAGCCTATCGCTGTCTGCAGAGCGAGGCGTCCGTACCGATGGGGGGCATCGTCGACATCCGTCCGGCCTTGGAAAAGGCCCGGCGCGACGTGACTCTCGAAGGGCAGGACTGTATCGATATTTGGAACAACGTCCGGCGGTACGGCGACATCCGCCAGTATTTTATGGATAAGGGGGAGGAATATCCCCAGCTGGCAGAGAAAGCCGAAGGTATCGGCGATTTTTCCCTTATTTCTCATAAAATGGCCGGCGTGTTCGACCAAAATCACCAGATTCGCGACAACGCGTCGCCGGAGCTCATGCGCCTGCGAAACCGCATCGTCGAGCTGGAACGGCAGACGAAACGGTACGTAACGGGCGTGCTGCAGAATAAAGAATACCAGAAGTATTTCCAGGACGCCCTGGTAACGGTCCGCAACAACCGCTATGTCGTGCCTATCAAGCAGGAATACCGCCATGCCTTTCCGGGCATCGTCCACGATACGTCGGCCAGCGGCTCGACGCTGTACATCGAGCCCTTGGCGATCGTCAACGCCAACAACGACTTGCAGGCTGCCCGCATCGGCGAGACGAAGGAAATCGAGCGTATTTTCCGCCGCCTGACAGCCCTTGTGAGCGGCCAATATGAAGACCTCATGGACAGCACGAAATGCGTCGCCACGCTGGAATTCACCTTTGCCAAGGCGCAGCTGGCCCAGCAGATGAAGGCCTGCCGTCCGGCCGTTTCGCAGAAAGGGATCGTCCGCCTCGTCCAGGCCCGTCATCCACTCATCGACGCGAAGGCCGTCGTCCCTAATACGATCGTTCTTGGCGGCGAGTACCGTATTCTTCTCATTACGGGCTCCAATACGGGCGGTAAGACCGTGTCGATGAAAACGCTGGGGCTGCTGGTCCTCATGCATCAGGCCGGCTTGTTTATCCCTGTCGGCGAAGATTCAGAGCTGCCCATTTTTCGCGACGTCTTTTCTGATATTGGCGACGAACAGGATATTTCCCAGAACCTCAGTACCTTCTCCAGCCATATGAAGCAAATCGTCTACATCCTGCGCCACTGCACGGCTGACGACCTCATTCTGGCTGACGAACTGGGCTCCGGCACGGACCCGGCCGAGGGGAGCGCTATCGCCATCGCCGTACTGGACGCCTTGTATCGAAAAGGGTCCTACGTCATGGTGACGACCCATTACAACGATTTAAAAAACTACGCCTACAATACGCCGGGCATTGAAAACGGCCACGTAGAATTCGATGAAGAAACGCTGCGGCCGACGTATAAGCTGCGCATCGGCGCCGCCGGCAGCAGCCATGCCTTCAGCATCAGCGAACGCCTCGGCATGCCGGCGGAGATACTGGCCAAGGCGAAGGAGCTGCGCAGCAAGGCTCAGGACGTCGACATGGAAGCTATTTTGACCAAGCTCAACAGCCAATCCAAGCGCATGGACGAAGAGCAGGCCGAGCTGGAACAGAAGCTGGCCGACGTGCGCCGCATAGAAGACGAGCTGCGCCGGGAAAAGGAAAAGGTATCGGCCAAGCGGCAGGATATTATCGACTCGAGCCGCCGCGAAGCCTTTGATTTGAAGCGCAATCTCCGCGTCGAAGCGGAACGGATCATCCGCGAGCTCAAGCAGCAGTCCAAGGACAGCTCCGACAAGGAAAAGGCCAAGGCTATCGACCAGGCCCGCCGGGCGATTCAGCAGATTTCCCTGCCTGATAAGGAAAAGCCGCGCCGCGATCCTGTCGACCCGTCGCAGCTTAAAGTAGGCCAAAGTGTATTTATCAATTCCCTGGACGGACTGGGTACGGTCACGGAAATCAACGGCAAGAAGCTGACCGTATCGGTCCGGGGCATGACGGTTCGCGTCAAGCTGCAGGATGTCAGCGCCCCCTATCTGGATGAAATCAAGAGGGAAGAGCAGGCAGAACGCAAGGCCAGCGCTTCGTCTTCCTTCCGGCCTATCCGCACGGCCAGCGTTGCAACGGAGCTCAATATCATCGGCAAGACTTATCAGGAAGCGCTGCCGGACGTGGAAAAATTCCTGGATCAGGCCTTGGCTGCCGGATTCAGCCCTGTACGGATCATCCACGGCAAGGGAAGCGGCGCCCTGCGCCGTCAAATCCACGAGTTTTTAGACAGCCAGCCCTTCGTCAAGAAGTACGCCCTCGACGACGTAGAAGGCGGCGGCGCCGGCGTGACGCTCGTATATTTTTAG
- a CDS encoding metal-sensing transcriptional repressor, giving the protein MKQCMDAENLHRRLKKIIGQVQAIDRMIDEDIPCEDILSQINAAKSALHKCGQVILEGHIRHCVRDGIAHGDPDKTIEKFTKAVERFANIK; this is encoded by the coding sequence ATGAAACAATGCATGGATGCAGAGAATCTGCACCGCCGGCTGAAGAAGATCATCGGCCAGGTACAGGCTATCGACCGCATGATCGACGAAGATATTCCATGCGAAGATATCCTGTCGCAGATTAATGCGGCGAAATCGGCCCTGCATAAGTGCGGACAGGTTATTTTAGAAGGTCACATCCGCCATTGCGTCCGCGACGGCATTGCCCACGGCGACCCGGACAAGACCATCGAAAAGTTTACGAAAGCCGTCGAACGGTTTGCGAATATTAAATAA
- a CDS encoding MFS transporter, producing the protein MTNETKIPNTRWWRILPATVLVYIVANIDRANISFAMAGGMMEDLGLDAVAIGMAIGIFFWGYLLLQVPGGHLAERKSAKHFIAAMIVIWGGCATICGFISTSFEFNVVRFILGIAEGGIFPAILVIISHWFPPAERARANSIFLLSFPLSAIISGPISGWLIATWGWREMFIIEGVASIALIFLWMPLIADRPSKAKWLSEEERNWIESELAAEAAAKKAAAATNKSATKTSYRELVFDINLWKMVAVYFLICCAFYVLSFWLPTIIKDILKADIGMVGWLSALPNIAAALGIVFFGRMADKSQNRRKYCIIPYVCVGLCIIASVFTASYSGWLSFAFLCLCGFFWLSGHPVLWTIVAETFQPEVAGGARGAINALGNLSGFFAPMLLGYMIQNYSRDAGMYIFAVLVFLAAVIVWSMPKNAETKAAVEKTREHVAATTNAHA; encoded by the coding sequence ATGACGAACGAAACGAAGATTCCAAACACGCGATGGTGGCGCATTTTGCCGGCGACAGTGCTGGTATATATTGTGGCCAACATCGACCGCGCCAATATTTCCTTTGCCATGGCCGGCGGCATGATGGAAGACTTGGGCTTAGACGCCGTGGCGATCGGCATGGCCATCGGCATTTTCTTCTGGGGCTATTTGCTCCTGCAGGTTCCGGGCGGCCATTTGGCGGAACGGAAGAGCGCCAAGCATTTCATTGCGGCCATGATCGTCATTTGGGGCGGCTGCGCGACGATTTGCGGATTTATCAGCACGTCCTTTGAATTCAACGTCGTGCGCTTTATTTTGGGCATCGCTGAAGGCGGTATTTTTCCGGCGATTTTAGTCATCATTTCTCATTGGTTCCCGCCGGCGGAACGAGCCCGCGCCAATTCGATTTTCTTGCTGAGCTTCCCCTTATCGGCCATTATTTCCGGCCCCATTTCGGGCTGGCTCATCGCGACCTGGGGCTGGCGTGAAATGTTCATCATCGAAGGCGTTGCTTCCATCGCCTTGATTTTCTTGTGGATGCCCCTCATCGCTGACCGTCCGAGCAAGGCGAAATGGCTGAGTGAAGAAGAACGCAACTGGATTGAAAGCGAACTGGCTGCCGAAGCGGCCGCGAAAAAAGCCGCTGCCGCCACGAATAAGAGCGCGACGAAGACGAGCTACAGAGAATTGGTCTTCGATATTAACTTGTGGAAAATGGTTGCCGTATATTTCCTCATTTGCTGCGCCTTCTACGTATTGAGCTTCTGGCTGCCGACGATTATCAAGGATATCCTGAAAGCCGATATCGGCATGGTTGGCTGGCTGTCGGCGCTGCCGAATATCGCTGCCGCCTTGGGCATCGTCTTCTTCGGCCGCATGGCTGATAAGAGCCAGAACCGCCGCAAGTACTGCATCATTCCGTACGTCTGCGTCGGCCTGTGCATCATCGCTTCCGTATTTACGGCGTCCTATTCGGGTTGGCTGTCCTTTGCCTTCCTGTGCCTCTGCGGTTTCTTCTGGCTGTCGGGCCATCCCGTATTGTGGACTATCGTCGCCGAAACCTTCCAGCCCGAAGTGGCCGGCGGTGCCCGCGGAGCCATCAACGCCCTGGGCAATTTGAGCGGCTTCTTCGCTCCCATGCTGCTGGGCTACATGATTCAGAACTACAGCCGCGATGCCGGCATGTACATCTTTGCCGTATTGGTATTCCTGGCTGCCGTCATCGTATGGTCCATGCCTAAAAATGCCGAAACAAAAGCTGCCGTAGAAAAGACGAGAGAACACGTAGCGGCGACGACGAACGCCCACGCGTAA
- a CDS encoding heavy metal translocating P-type ATPase: MVERLEWFLELGGMKKDIVLLVISGIALVVSIFDLWSLPFEPAWVAIVLCGVPIILEACIGLITKFDIKADVLVSIALVAAVIIGEDFAAGEVAFIMQLGALLEEMTVSKARAGIEKLVRLTPQTARVLRGGREELIEASHVQVGDILRVIPGETIPVDGVILSGQTSVNQAVMTGESLPVDKKAGDTVASGTVNQFGAFTMEAKKVGEDSSIQRMIRLVQSADAGKAKIVGIADRWATWIVVAALSAAAATWFVTGEIIRSVTILVVFCPCALVLATPTAIMAGIGNVTKHGFLVREGDALERLAGVSKIAFDKTGTLTYGMPQVTAVWASETAIGKEQLYRLAAAAEASSEHPLGKAVVRGFQQLYGTALPRAEQFHMIVGSGVTACIEGRDVRAGNESMMEAAGTVLSKEAKDRAEEYIAQGSTVIYVAVDSAFAGFLALTDTVRRESAAMMQDLTRLGVQPVLLTGDNENAAKAIASQLGIQDVHAQCLPEDKLRHIRDYQNRQERICMIGDGINDAPSLKQSDVGIAMGGIGSDIAIDAADIVLVDDEVKELPHLVALSKRMMFTIKCNLTFSMTLNFIAVALAMFGILNPVVGALVHNAGSVIVIVNSAFLLKWNYNS, translated from the coding sequence ATGGTTGAGCGACTCGAATGGTTTTTGGAATTAGGCGGTATGAAAAAGGATATTGTTTTGCTGGTCATATCGGGGATTGCCCTGGTTGTCAGCATTTTTGATCTATGGTCCCTGCCCTTTGAGCCGGCATGGGTGGCTATCGTACTGTGCGGCGTGCCGATTATCTTAGAGGCCTGTATTGGGCTGATTACGAAATTTGACATTAAGGCCGACGTACTCGTATCGATTGCCTTAGTAGCGGCAGTTATCATCGGCGAAGATTTTGCCGCCGGTGAAGTTGCCTTCATCATGCAGCTCGGCGCGCTGCTGGAAGAAATGACCGTCTCCAAAGCCCGGGCTGGAATTGAAAAGCTCGTCCGCTTGACGCCGCAGACGGCCCGGGTGCTGCGCGGCGGCAGGGAAGAACTCATCGAAGCCAGTCATGTACAGGTCGGCGATATCCTGCGCGTGATTCCCGGCGAAACGATTCCCGTCGATGGAGTCATCCTGTCCGGCCAGACGTCAGTGAACCAGGCCGTCATGACCGGCGAATCCCTGCCGGTAGATAAAAAAGCCGGCGATACTGTGGCGAGCGGTACGGTAAACCAATTCGGCGCTTTTACGATGGAAGCGAAGAAGGTCGGCGAAGACAGCTCTATTCAGCGCATGATCCGTCTCGTCCAGTCGGCTGACGCCGGGAAGGCCAAGATCGTCGGCATCGCTGACCGCTGGGCGACATGGATTGTCGTCGCCGCGTTGTCGGCTGCCGCTGCAACCTGGTTTGTTACTGGGGAAATAATCCGTTCCGTTACGATTCTCGTCGTATTTTGTCCCTGCGCCCTCGTATTGGCTACGCCGACGGCTATCATGGCCGGTATCGGCAACGTGACGAAGCACGGGTTCCTCGTCCGCGAAGGCGATGCTCTGGAGCGCCTGGCCGGCGTATCGAAAATTGCCTTTGATAAAACCGGTACCTTGACGTATGGAATGCCGCAGGTGACAGCTGTCTGGGCGTCAGAAACGGCTATTGGCAAAGAACAGCTGTACCGGCTGGCAGCCGCAGCGGAAGCGTCGTCGGAACATCCCTTGGGCAAAGCCGTCGTGCGGGGATTCCAGCAGCTTTACGGCACAGCCTTGCCGAGGGCAGAGCAATTTCACATGATCGTCGGCTCCGGCGTAACGGCCTGCATAGAGGGAAGAGACGTCCGTGCCGGTAATGAATCCATGATGGAAGCGGCTGGTACTGTCCTATCGAAAGAAGCAAAAGATAGGGCCGAGGAATATATTGCCCAAGGCAGTACGGTCATATACGTCGCCGTCGATTCCGCATTTGCCGGCTTTCTGGCATTGACCGATACGGTGCGCAGGGAAAGCGCAGCTATGATGCAGGATTTAACCAGATTAGGCGTACAGCCGGTGCTGCTGACTGGGGACAACGAAAACGCCGCAAAGGCCATCGCGTCCCAGCTAGGGATTCAGGACGTACATGCCCAATGCCTGCCGGAAGACAAGCTCCGTCATATTCGGGATTACCAAAACAGGCAGGAACGCATCTGCATGATTGGCGACGGCATCAACGATGCGCCGTCCCTGAAACAGTCCGATGTGGGCATCGCTATGGGCGGCATTGGCAGCGACATCGCCATCGACGCTGCCGATATCGTCCTCGTAGACGATGAAGTCAAAGAACTGCCCCATTTAGTGGCCTTATCGAAACGGATGATGTTTACGATTAAATGCAACCTGACCTTTTCCATGACCCTGAATTTCATCGCCGTCGCCTTGGCCATGTTCGGTATATTAAATCCCGTCGTCGGCGCCCTGGTGCACAATGCCGGCTCGGTTATAGTCATCGTCAACTCGGCCTTTTTGCTGAAATGGAATTACAACTCATAA